From the genome of Streptomyces sp. NBC_01260, one region includes:
- a CDS encoding M4 family metallopeptidase, with amino-acid sequence MTPHMNTRRAAALAAVAAMVVVGVQTGTANAGPAAPNDGSSASPRTSSPAFSSASARTAAIKSAQTDASSTAGSLGLGGKEKLIARDVIKDAKGTVHTRYERTYAGLPVIGGDLVTHTASNGKLKSVTKATDARISVPSTTAKIKTAAAARKVIWAGSGKPVLAFESVKTGVQKDGTPSRRHIITDATTGKTLHSYEAVETAGVGNSQYSGKVDLSTTASGSGFELTDGDRGGHKTYDLNQGESGTGDLVTDDDNTWGDGTGNDRQTAAVDAHYGAAKTWDFYKTALGRDGIAGDGKAAYSRVHYGDAYVNAFWDDSCFCMTYGDGADNKSALTGLDVAGHEMSHGLTASTANLDYVGESGGLNEATSDIFGTAVEFFADNATDVGDYLIGEKIDINGDGSPLRYMDQPSKDGGSADYWDSSVGDLDVHYSSGVANHFFYLLAEGSGAKTINGVDYDSPTSDGSTVTGIGRDKAIQIWYKALSEYMTSSTDYAAARTATEKAATDLYGADSAELKAVDAAWSGVNVK; translated from the coding sequence ATGACCCCCCACATGAACACCCGTCGCGCAGCAGCCCTGGCCGCCGTGGCCGCGATGGTCGTCGTCGGAGTACAGACCGGAACGGCGAACGCCGGGCCGGCCGCCCCCAACGACGGTTCCTCCGCCTCTCCCCGCACCTCCTCGCCCGCCTTCAGCAGCGCCTCGGCGCGCACGGCGGCCATCAAGTCGGCCCAGACCGACGCCTCTTCGACCGCCGGCTCGCTCGGGCTCGGCGGCAAGGAGAAGCTGATCGCCCGTGACGTGATCAAGGACGCCAAGGGCACGGTCCACACCCGCTACGAGCGCACCTACGCCGGACTGCCCGTCATCGGCGGCGACCTGGTCACCCACACCGCGAGCAACGGCAAGCTCAAGAGCGTCACCAAGGCGACCGACGCCAGGATATCCGTGCCGTCCACGACGGCGAAGATCAAGACCGCGGCCGCCGCCCGCAAGGTGATCTGGGCGGGCAGCGGCAAGCCCGTCCTCGCGTTCGAGTCCGTGAAGACCGGAGTGCAGAAGGACGGCACGCCCAGCCGCCGCCACATCATCACGGACGCCACCACCGGCAAGACGCTGCACAGCTACGAAGCGGTCGAGACGGCCGGCGTCGGCAACAGCCAGTACAGCGGCAAGGTCGACCTGTCCACCACCGCCTCCGGTTCCGGCTTCGAGCTGACCGACGGCGACCGCGGCGGCCACAAGACGTACGACCTGAACCAGGGCGAGAGCGGCACCGGCGACCTGGTCACCGACGACGACAACACGTGGGGCGACGGCACCGGCAACGACCGCCAGACCGCCGCGGTCGACGCCCACTACGGCGCCGCGAAGACCTGGGACTTCTACAAGACGGCGCTCGGCCGCGACGGCATCGCGGGCGACGGCAAGGCCGCCTACTCCCGGGTCCACTACGGCGACGCGTACGTCAACGCGTTCTGGGACGACAGCTGCTTCTGCATGACGTACGGCGACGGCGCCGACAACAAGAGCGCCCTCACCGGCCTCGACGTCGCCGGCCACGAGATGAGCCACGGGCTGACCGCGTCGACCGCCAACCTCGACTACGTCGGCGAGTCCGGCGGCCTCAACGAGGCGACCAGCGACATCTTCGGCACCGCGGTGGAGTTCTTCGCCGACAACGCCACCGACGTCGGCGACTACCTCATCGGCGAGAAGATCGACATCAACGGCGACGGCAGCCCGCTGCGCTACATGGACCAGCCGAGCAAGGACGGCGGCTCGGCCGACTACTGGGACAGCAGCGTCGGTGACCTGGACGTGCACTACTCGTCCGGTGTCGCCAACCACTTCTTCTACCTGCTGGCCGAGGGCAGCGGCGCGAAGACCATCAACGGAGTCGACTACGACTCCCCGACCTCCGACGGCTCCACGGTCACCGGCATCGGCCGGGACAAGGCCATCCAGATCTGGTACAAGGCCCTCTCCGAGTACATGACCTCGTCCACCGACTACGCGGCCGCCCGCACGGCGACCGAGAAGGCGGCGACCGACCTGTACGGGGCGGACAGCGCCGAGCTGAAGGCCGTCGACGCCGCCTGGAGCGGTGTCAACGTGAAGTAG
- a CDS encoding sensor histidine kinase, producing the protein MEQRTPSARGAGWAADADTRGLALLMHAAFFLLLGASLSRFLLRHPGEARTPWIIGLSVALAALYVIGPVLGSRPTPRSLLWLGALVAVWMVLVVLAPSFAWCAVPLFYTGLRILPPRAALALVALLTLFVVAAQLRLADGFDPNLVLAPPAVAAVATAVFVHTQRQAARQDELIGDLLRTRRELAATERREGTLAERQRLSMEIHDTLAQGLSSQQMLLQAADRTWDTDPATARRHIRTATGIAERNLAEARRFVHDLAPADLAEGGGLDAALHALAARETAQAQGRPTVRCHVEGAPHAALPDRVQSALLRIAQGALANVTEHADATEAALTLTHLDDRIVLDIADNGHGFAPAAHTGAPGGVRGHGLPAMRARLRQLGGSLTIESAPGEGTVVTAAVPLTDGPAALTPQDPA; encoded by the coding sequence GTGGAGCAGCGAACCCCGTCGGCACGTGGCGCGGGGTGGGCCGCCGACGCGGACACCCGTGGTCTCGCCCTGCTCATGCACGCCGCGTTCTTCCTACTCCTGGGCGCCTCGCTGAGCCGGTTCCTGCTGCGCCACCCCGGCGAGGCCCGCACCCCGTGGATCATCGGGCTGTCCGTAGCCCTGGCCGCCCTGTACGTGATCGGCCCGGTGCTCGGCTCCCGCCCGACGCCGCGCAGCCTGCTCTGGCTGGGGGCGCTGGTCGCCGTGTGGATGGTGCTGGTCGTCCTCGCGCCGAGCTTCGCGTGGTGCGCGGTCCCGCTCTTCTACACCGGGCTGCGCATCCTGCCGCCGCGCGCCGCGCTCGCCCTGGTCGCGCTGCTCACCCTGTTCGTCGTCGCCGCGCAACTGCGGCTGGCCGACGGCTTCGACCCGAACCTGGTCCTCGCCCCGCCCGCCGTCGCGGCCGTCGCGACCGCCGTCTTCGTCCACACGCAACGGCAGGCCGCACGCCAGGACGAACTCATCGGCGACCTGCTGCGCACCCGCCGCGAGCTGGCCGCCACCGAACGGCGCGAAGGCACCCTCGCCGAACGCCAGCGGCTCTCCATGGAGATCCACGACACCCTCGCCCAGGGCCTGTCCAGCCAGCAGATGCTGCTCCAGGCCGCCGACCGCACCTGGGACACCGACCCGGCGACCGCCCGCCGCCACATCCGTACCGCCACCGGCATCGCGGAACGCAACCTCGCCGAGGCCCGCCGCTTCGTCCACGACCTGGCCCCCGCCGACCTGGCCGAGGGCGGCGGGCTGGACGCGGCGCTGCACGCACTCGCCGCCCGCGAGACCGCGCAGGCACAGGGCCGGCCGACCGTCCGCTGCCACGTCGAGGGCGCACCCCACGCCGCGCTGCCCGACCGGGTGCAGTCCGCGCTGCTGCGGATCGCCCAGGGCGCACTGGCCAACGTGACCGAGCACGCGGACGCCACCGAGGCCGCCCTGACCCTCACCCACCTCGACGACCGGATCGTCCTCGACATCGCCGACAACGGCCACGGCTTCGCCCCCGCCGCGCACACCGGAGCGCCGGGCGGCGTACGCGGTCACGGGCTGCCCGCGATGCGCGCCCGGCTGCGTCAGCTCGGCGGCAGCCTCACCATCGAATCCGCACCCGGCGAAGGCACCGTGGTGACCGCCGCCGTCCCCCTCACCGACGGACCCGCCGCCCTCACCCCCCAGGACCCCGCATGA
- a CDS encoding flavin reductase family protein, translating into MSNDEFRGALARLAAGVVLITAQEPPLDEHGRGEDVGMTATAFMSVSMDPPLVMVSLRNDSRMDDLLAEQPLWAVSVLSESQRHIAGRFAMKGRISDRLLFEDIPCVRGEITGAPLAGGALATLECRTEQRVLAGDHTLVIGRVLTARLPSEDGGPLTYFRGRYRQLG; encoded by the coding sequence GTGAGCAACGACGAGTTCCGCGGCGCCCTCGCCCGACTGGCCGCCGGTGTGGTGCTGATCACCGCGCAGGAGCCGCCGCTCGACGAGCACGGACGCGGCGAGGACGTCGGCATGACCGCGACCGCGTTCATGTCGGTCTCGATGGACCCGCCCCTGGTCATGGTGAGCCTGCGCAACGACTCACGGATGGACGACTTGTTGGCGGAACAGCCGCTGTGGGCCGTCTCGGTCCTGTCGGAGAGCCAGCGGCACATCGCCGGACGGTTCGCCATGAAGGGCCGGATCAGCGACCGGCTGCTGTTCGAGGACATCCCCTGTGTACGCGGGGAGATCACCGGAGCGCCGCTGGCCGGGGGCGCGCTCGCCACCCTGGAGTGCCGCACGGAGCAGCGTGTCCTGGCGGGTGATCACACGCTGGTGATCGGACGGGTGCTCACTGCGCGGCTGCCGAGCGAGGACGGCGGCCCGCTGACGTACTTCCGCGGGCGCTACCGGCAGCTGGGCTGA
- a CDS encoding CBM35 domain-containing protein yields the protein MAGNNGASTPEDDDPFGYLYEDGRAAGAQPPGQGGYGYPGPAAQPGVPRTSYNQVRTVGERQYGQQGAYGYPQAQNAQYGQPQGQYGQPNAQYAAPETYPGAPTTQVPHQGGRGNGGPGKGGPNTKGLLIGAVAVVAVVLIGIGAALMTGDGGKDKKKEEATSSSGAAGEVQESPKPQNSASSEAPAELPKQDAASLKLGGTATIDKAIGGAEGPNGSYVTGFNAVGSSVTWTANLHAGGSYRLTVRYAIPAKDANATLTVNGKPNSQPIGLKNFIGSSDSNWEKNWQTTWAPVSLTNGENEISISCQDGNQCDVILDWVEVTPAKD from the coding sequence ATGGCCGGGAACAACGGCGCGAGCACACCCGAGGACGACGACCCGTTCGGCTACCTCTACGAGGACGGGCGAGCGGCCGGCGCACAGCCGCCGGGTCAGGGAGGCTACGGCTACCCGGGTCCCGCCGCGCAGCCCGGCGTGCCGCGGACCTCTTACAACCAGGTGCGGACCGTCGGCGAGCGTCAGTACGGGCAGCAGGGGGCGTACGGCTACCCGCAGGCGCAGAACGCCCAGTACGGACAGCCCCAGGGGCAGTACGGGCAGCCGAACGCGCAGTACGCGGCCCCGGAGACGTACCCCGGCGCTCCCACCACGCAGGTCCCGCACCAGGGCGGCCGGGGCAACGGCGGTCCCGGCAAGGGCGGCCCCAACACCAAGGGCCTGTTGATCGGTGCGGTCGCGGTGGTCGCGGTCGTGCTCATCGGCATCGGCGCCGCGCTGATGACGGGCGACGGCGGCAAGGACAAGAAGAAGGAGGAGGCGACGTCCTCCTCCGGCGCGGCCGGTGAGGTGCAGGAGTCGCCGAAGCCGCAGAATTCCGCCAGCTCCGAGGCCCCCGCCGAGCTCCCGAAGCAGGACGCGGCGTCGCTGAAGCTCGGCGGCACGGCCACCATCGACAAGGCCATCGGCGGTGCGGAAGGCCCCAACGGGTCGTATGTCACCGGCTTCAACGCGGTCGGCTCGTCCGTGACGTGGACGGCGAACCTGCACGCCGGCGGTTCGTACCGCCTGACGGTCCGCTACGCGATCCCCGCCAAGGACGCCAACGCCACGCTGACGGTCAACGGGAAGCCGAACTCCCAGCCGATCGGGCTCAAGAACTTCATCGGCTCCTCGGACTCGAACTGGGAGAAGAACTGGCAGACCACCTGGGCGCCGGTCAGCCTGACGAATGGCGAGAACGAGATCAGCATTTCGTGCCAGGACGGAAACCAGTGCGACGTGATCCTCGACTGGGTCGAGGTCACACCCGCGAAGGACTGA
- a CDS encoding M1 family metallopeptidase — MAAPRRATPRRARTAVLLLALAVLAPGCSASAGGVDGTPGASGVRDPYFPKLGNGGYDVTHYALTLDVGQDAKTLRGTAEITARATQDLSSFNLDLAGLTVESATVEGRPAAVNRAGDELTLRPDIKVQDRLRRGLTFRTVVRYSGSPQTIKDPDGSKEGWLPTADGAVALGEPTGSMAWFPGNNHPSDKATYDLTVTVAKGLTAVSNGVPAGPPRTAGGRTTYRWHTAEPMASYLATLAVGRFETKTSTMAGGITVFTAVDPVSAKASARTVARVPEVVKWEAAHFGPYPFSATGAIVERKGDAGYALETQNRPFFPGPPSVGLLVHEMAHQWFGDSVTPESWQDMWLNEGLATYAEWLWEEEKEDTPAQQSFDEAYKDDDNWAFPPADPPAPANISDPPVYGRGAMVIHKIREAVDDDERFFALLAGWTKAHRHGNATTADFTAYVEKATGKDLTELWKTWLYGGSRPAADG, encoded by the coding sequence GTGGCCGCGCCCCGCAGGGCCACCCCTCGCAGGGCGAGGACCGCCGTCCTGCTGCTCGCCCTGGCGGTCCTCGCCCCCGGCTGCAGCGCGAGTGCCGGTGGCGTGGACGGCACCCCGGGCGCCTCCGGGGTGCGCGATCCGTACTTCCCCAAGCTGGGCAACGGCGGCTACGACGTCACGCACTACGCCCTCACGCTCGATGTCGGCCAGGACGCGAAGACGCTGCGCGGCACCGCCGAGATCACCGCGCGCGCCACCCAGGACCTCAGCTCGTTCAACCTCGATCTGGCCGGGCTGACGGTGGAGTCGGCCACGGTGGAGGGGCGCCCCGCCGCCGTCAACCGGGCGGGCGACGAGCTGACGCTGCGTCCGGACATCAAGGTCCAGGACCGGCTCCGCCGGGGCCTGACCTTCCGTACGGTCGTGCGCTACTCCGGCTCCCCGCAGACCATCAAGGACCCGGACGGTTCGAAGGAGGGCTGGCTGCCGACCGCCGACGGAGCGGTGGCGCTGGGCGAACCGACCGGCTCGATGGCGTGGTTCCCGGGCAACAACCACCCGAGCGACAAGGCCACGTACGACCTGACGGTCACCGTTGCCAAGGGGCTGACAGCGGTCTCCAACGGTGTGCCGGCCGGTCCGCCCAGGACGGCCGGGGGCCGCACCACGTACCGCTGGCACACCGCCGAACCGATGGCGAGCTATCTCGCGACGCTGGCCGTCGGCCGGTTCGAGACGAAGACGTCGACCATGGCGGGCGGCATCACGGTGTTCACCGCCGTGGACCCGGTGTCGGCGAAGGCGAGTGCGCGGACGGTGGCCCGGGTTCCCGAGGTGGTGAAGTGGGAGGCCGCGCACTTCGGCCCGTACCCGTTCTCCGCCACGGGCGCGATCGTCGAGCGAAAGGGGGACGCCGGGTACGCGCTGGAGACGCAGAACCGGCCGTTCTTCCCCGGGCCGCCGAGCGTCGGGCTGCTCGTCCACGAGATGGCGCACCAGTGGTTCGGTGACTCGGTCACGCCCGAGAGCTGGCAGGACATGTGGCTCAACGAGGGTCTGGCGACCTACGCGGAGTGGCTGTGGGAGGAGGAGAAGGAGGACACCCCGGCCCAGCAGTCGTTCGACGAGGCCTACAAGGACGACGACAACTGGGCCTTCCCGCCGGCCGATCCGCCGGCCCCCGCCAACATCTCGGACCCGCCGGTGTACGGGCGGGGCGCCATGGTGATCCACAAGATCCGCGAGGCCGTGGACGACGACGAGCGGTTCTTCGCGCTGCTCGCGGGCTGGACGAAGGCCCACCGGCACGGCAACGCCACGACGGCGGACTTCACCGCCTACGTCGAGAAGGCGACCGGCAAGGATCTGACGGAGCTGTGGAAGACCTGGCTGTACGGCGGGAGCCGGCCCGCCGCGGACGGCTGA
- the arfB gene encoding alternative ribosome rescue aminoacyl-tRNA hydrolase ArfB produces MGVMSGPYVIRGAVSLPEAELMWRFSRSSGPGGQHVNTSDSQVELRFDLAATESLPEVWKERALERLANRLVNGVVSVRSSEHRSQWRNRETAVVRLTALLAEATAPPPKPRVKRKIPRGINERRLREKKQRGDTKRGRSGRDW; encoded by the coding sequence ATGGGTGTCATGTCCGGGCCCTATGTCATCCGCGGTGCGGTCTCCCTGCCGGAGGCCGAGCTCATGTGGCGTTTCTCGCGGTCCTCAGGGCCAGGCGGGCAGCACGTCAACACCAGCGACTCCCAGGTGGAGCTCCGCTTCGACCTCGCGGCGACCGAGTCGCTGCCCGAGGTGTGGAAGGAGCGCGCGCTGGAGCGGCTGGCGAACCGGCTGGTCAACGGCGTGGTGTCGGTACGGTCCTCGGAGCACCGCTCGCAGTGGCGCAACCGCGAGACGGCCGTCGTACGGCTCACCGCCCTGCTGGCCGAGGCCACGGCGCCGCCCCCCAAGCCGCGCGTCAAGCGCAAGATCCCGCGCGGCATCAACGAGCGCAGGCTGCGCGAGAAGAAGCAGCGCGGCGACACCAAGCGCGGCCGCTCGGGCCGCGACTGGTGA
- a CDS encoding TerD family protein translates to MAVSLSKGGNVSLTKEAPGLTAVTVGLGWDVRTTTGTDFDLDASAIAVNAAGKVFSDGHFVFFNNKATPDQTIVHTGDNVTGEGEGDDEQINVNLAGLPADIDKIVFPVSIYDAETRSQNFGQVRNAYIRILNQAGGAEIARYDLSEDAATETAMVFGELYRNGAEWKFRAVGQGYASGLRGIAQDFGVTL, encoded by the coding sequence ATGGCAGTAAGCCTGTCCAAGGGCGGCAACGTCTCCCTCACCAAGGAGGCCCCCGGCCTCACCGCCGTCACGGTCGGCCTCGGCTGGGACGTCCGGACCACCACCGGCACGGATTTCGACCTCGACGCCTCCGCGATCGCGGTCAACGCCGCCGGGAAGGTCTTCTCCGACGGCCACTTCGTCTTCTTCAACAACAAGGCGACGCCGGACCAGACCATCGTGCACACCGGTGACAACGTCACGGGCGAGGGCGAGGGCGACGACGAGCAGATCAACGTCAACCTGGCGGGCCTGCCGGCCGACATCGACAAGATCGTCTTCCCGGTGTCGATCTACGATGCCGAGACCCGCAGCCAGAACTTCGGCCAGGTGCGCAACGCGTACATCCGCATCCTCAACCAGGCCGGCGGCGCCGAGATCGCCCGCTACGACCTGAGCGAGGACGCCGCCACCGAGACCGCCATGGTCTTCGGCGAGCTGTACCGCAACGGCGCCGAGTGGAAGTTCCGTGCCGTCGGCCAGGGCTACGCCTCCGGCCTGCGCGGCATCGCCCAGGACTTCGGCGTCACTCTCTGA
- a CDS encoding GlcG/HbpS family heme-binding protein has translation MTKMSLRTRVLTGTVAAAALGAGTLGAVSANASAPAAAPATAVRADTADRNLQQSTHLTVDAASKAARAALDAAEKEHQRVAVSVVDRNGNTVVTLRGDGAGPQAYESAVKKAYTAVSWNAPTSELAKRLDQTPNLKDIPGTLFLAGGAPVQVKGAPVAGIGVAGAPSGDLDEKFARAGAAALAR, from the coding sequence CTGACGAAGATGTCGCTGCGCACCCGTGTCCTGACCGGCACTGTCGCCGCCGCGGCCCTCGGGGCCGGCACCCTCGGCGCCGTGTCCGCGAACGCCTCCGCCCCCGCCGCCGCGCCCGCCACCGCCGTCCGGGCGGACACCGCGGACCGGAACCTCCAGCAGTCCACGCACCTGACCGTGGACGCCGCGTCGAAGGCCGCTCGGGCGGCCCTGGACGCGGCGGAGAAGGAGCACCAGCGCGTGGCCGTGTCCGTCGTCGACCGCAACGGCAACACCGTCGTCACCCTGCGCGGCGACGGCGCGGGCCCGCAGGCGTACGAGTCGGCGGTGAAGAAGGCGTACACCGCCGTGTCCTGGAACGCTCCCACGTCCGAGCTGGCCAAGCGGCTCGACCAGACCCCGAACCTGAAGGACATCCCTGGCACGCTGTTCCTCGCGGGCGGCGCCCCGGTGCAGGTCAAGGGCGCTCCGGTGGCCGGCATCGGGGTGGCCGGCGCGCCCAGCGGCGACCTCGACGAGAAGTTCGCGCGGGCCGGCGCCGCCGCCCTCGCCAGGTAG
- a CDS encoding response regulator transcription factor, whose product MTAAQPPVRILLCDDHAVVRAGLLALLGSEPDIEVVGEAGSGEEAVALAGRLTPDVVLMDLQLGEGIDGVEATRRITATAGGTSAATAGGASSAASGPHVLVLTTYDTDADITRAIGAGATGYLLKAERPEELFAAIRSAAQGRTTLSPPVASRVMARMRRPLPTLTDRERDILGQLSRGLGNRDIARALFISEATVKTHLGRIYDKLGVDTRAGAVSVAKEQRLLP is encoded by the coding sequence ATGACCGCCGCGCAGCCGCCCGTCCGCATCCTGCTCTGCGACGACCACGCCGTCGTACGCGCCGGACTCCTCGCCCTCCTCGGCAGCGAACCCGACATCGAGGTCGTCGGCGAGGCGGGCAGCGGCGAGGAGGCCGTCGCCCTGGCCGGCCGGCTCACCCCCGACGTCGTCCTGATGGACCTCCAGCTGGGCGAGGGCATCGACGGCGTCGAGGCCACCCGCCGCATCACCGCAACCGCCGGTGGCACCTCAGCCGCCACCGCCGGTGGCGCGTCCAGTGCCGCGTCCGGTCCCCACGTCCTGGTCCTCACCACGTACGACACGGACGCCGACATCACCCGCGCCATCGGGGCGGGCGCCACCGGCTACCTGCTGAAGGCCGAACGCCCGGAGGAGCTCTTCGCCGCGATCCGCTCGGCCGCCCAGGGCCGCACCACGCTCTCCCCGCCCGTCGCCAGCCGCGTCATGGCCCGTATGCGCAGGCCGCTGCCCACCCTCACCGACCGCGAACGCGACATCCTCGGCCAGCTCTCCCGGGGCCTGGGCAACCGCGACATCGCCCGCGCCCTGTTCATCAGCGAGGCCACCGTCAAGACCCATCTGGGCCGGATCTACGACAAACTCGGCGTCGACACCCGGGCCGGAGCCGTCTCCGTCGCGAAGGAACAACGGCTGCTGCCCTGA
- a CDS encoding pentapeptide repeat-containing protein: MVRSSGSGQGSGRGRGGKDGVAVARRPEVRLPPLEPYGGGGLEPDGDYDGVRFESVDLADESGPGARFMDCALDGCALDRTELVRARFIDSVLTGVRGVGTDLAGASLRDVEIVDARLGGVQLHGAVLERVLVRGGKIDYLNLRKARLKDVVFEGCVLSEPDFGGAQLDRVEFRDCVLKRADFSAVRMESVDLRTVAELDIARGVERLAGAVISPSQLMELAPAFAAQIGVRVEA; this comes from the coding sequence ATGGTGCGCAGCAGCGGTAGTGGTCAGGGAAGCGGCAGGGGCCGGGGCGGTAAGGACGGGGTCGCGGTGGCGCGGCGTCCGGAGGTGAGGCTGCCGCCGCTGGAGCCGTACGGCGGCGGGGGGCTGGAGCCGGACGGGGATTACGACGGGGTGCGCTTCGAGTCCGTGGATCTGGCGGACGAGTCGGGTCCGGGGGCCCGGTTCATGGACTGTGCGCTGGATGGCTGCGCTCTGGACCGTACGGAGCTGGTCAGGGCCCGTTTCATCGATTCGGTGCTGACGGGGGTACGGGGGGTGGGCACGGATCTCGCCGGGGCGTCGCTGCGGGACGTGGAGATCGTGGACGCGCGCCTGGGCGGGGTGCAACTGCACGGTGCGGTGCTGGAGCGGGTGCTGGTGCGGGGCGGGAAGATCGACTACCTGAATCTGCGGAAGGCGCGGCTGAAGGATGTGGTGTTCGAGGGCTGTGTGCTGTCCGAGCCGGATTTCGGGGGCGCGCAGCTGGACCGGGTGGAGTTCCGGGACTGTGTGCTGAAGCGGGCCGATTTCAGTGCGGTGCGGATGGAGTCGGTGGATCTGCGGACGGTCGCGGAGCTGGATATCGCGCGCGGGGTGGAGCGGCTGGCGGGTGCGGTGATCAGCCCGTCGCAGCTGATGGAGCTGGCTCCGGCGTTCGCGGCGCAGATCGGGGTGCGGGTGGAGGCGTGA
- the cdgB gene encoding diguanylate cyclase CdgB — MEAESEPYVRLATMRQLHQAVADLNTARSLADTLQTVADGIVAGLGYELACVNLVRPDGDLVVAAFAGNSAAEALITGRVGSRTSWERRLAMGEIWDELRFIPHTDGWVLLDDDVPQWHTEGPEPRFEDEWHPQDRLYAPMYASGGGLDLLGVLSVDRPRNGRRPGAWGREALQMYASQSAIAISNARLRANMQRALVRLEREQQALRASEESFRQAFEYAPSGMAIAEMGGDQHGRLLRTNDALCRLLGRPASVLRRYSFADLVHPEDIGTLLRTSAEGGRAELRLGRRDGTYLWVSLRNSVVADTADGPRFLLTHVEDIEERKRHELNLAHRASHDALTGLPNSAELRSRLSARLCERPHAVASTDVQALDAAYGDVDEARVHGFPVDGFDAAAGVGPYDHHVHSVAPDTVQDDGAKGLAVLFCDLDGFKSINDRFGHHTGDAVLIEVARRLTTCVRDGDTVARLGGDEFVVLADGLGSADAADLAVRLRNAIIPPIRVDGRAVRVGASFGIGWAACGMTAEEVLRSADQRMYVEKRSRSKVHRRAG, encoded by the coding sequence ATGGAGGCCGAGTCGGAGCCGTACGTCCGTCTTGCGACGATGCGGCAGCTGCACCAGGCCGTGGCCGATCTCAACACGGCGCGGAGCCTGGCCGACACGCTGCAGACCGTGGCCGATGGAATCGTCGCCGGTCTCGGCTACGAGCTGGCCTGCGTCAACCTCGTCCGTCCCGACGGTGATCTCGTGGTCGCCGCCTTCGCCGGCAACAGCGCCGCCGAGGCACTGATCACCGGCCGCGTCGGCTCCCGCACCTCCTGGGAGCGCCGGCTGGCCATGGGTGAGATATGGGACGAGCTCCGCTTCATACCGCACACCGACGGCTGGGTCCTCCTCGACGACGACGTCCCGCAGTGGCACACCGAGGGCCCCGAGCCCCGCTTCGAGGACGAGTGGCACCCGCAGGACCGGCTCTACGCCCCGATGTACGCCTCCGGCGGCGGCCTCGACCTCCTCGGCGTCCTATCCGTCGACCGCCCCCGCAACGGCCGCCGCCCCGGCGCCTGGGGCCGCGAGGCGCTCCAGATGTACGCGTCCCAGTCGGCCATCGCCATCAGCAACGCCAGGCTCCGGGCCAACATGCAGCGCGCCCTGGTCCGCCTGGAGCGTGAACAGCAGGCGCTGCGGGCCAGCGAGGAATCATTCCGCCAGGCCTTCGAGTACGCCCCCAGCGGCATGGCCATCGCGGAGATGGGCGGCGACCAGCACGGGCGGCTGCTGCGCACCAACGACGCCCTGTGCCGGCTGCTCGGCCGCCCCGCCTCGGTGCTGCGCCGCTACTCCTTCGCCGACCTGGTCCACCCCGAGGACATCGGCACCCTGCTCCGTACCTCCGCCGAGGGCGGCCGCGCCGAGCTGCGGCTGGGCCGTCGGGACGGCACCTACCTCTGGGTCTCGCTGCGCAACTCCGTCGTCGCGGACACCGCGGACGGGCCGCGCTTCCTGCTCACCCATGTCGAGGACATAGAGGAGCGCAAGCGCCACGAGCTGAACCTCGCGCACCGCGCCTCGCACGACGCGCTCACCGGTCTGCCCAACAGTGCGGAGCTGCGCTCCCGGCTCAGCGCCCGGCTCTGCGAGCGCCCGCACGCGGTGGCGTCCACGGATGTGCAGGCGCTGGACGCGGCGTACGGCGATGTGGACGAGGCCCGGGTGCACGGCTTCCCCGTCGACGGATTCGACGCGGCGGCGGGCGTCGGCCCCTACGACCACCATGTGCACTCCGTCGCACCCGACACCGTGCAGGACGACGGGGCGAAGGGGCTCGCGGTGCTCTTCTGCGACCTGGACGGCTTCAAGTCGATCAACGACCGCTTCGGCCACCACACGGGTGACGCGGTTCTCATCGAGGTCGCCCGCCGGCTCACCACCTGTGTCCGCGACGGTGACACCGTCGCCCGGCTCGGGGGTGACGAATTCGTCGTTCTCGCGGACGGGCTGGGGTCCGCAGACGCCGCGGACCTGGCCGTACGCCTGCGTAACGCCATCATTCCGCCGATTCGGGTCGACGGCCGGGCGGTGCGCGTCGGGGCGAGTTTCGGCATCGGGTGGGCCGCCTGCGGCATGACCGCCGAAGAGGTACTGCGCTCCGCCGACCAGCGGATGTACGTCGAGAAGCGGTCCAGGTCGAAGGTTCACCGCAGGGCCGGGTGA